Proteins from one Phyllobacterium zundukense genomic window:
- the lptM gene encoding LPS translocon maturation chaperone LptM: MTSRSFLTTILMSIAILSVVSACGRKGDPELPPASVTTMPGEPKTEKPPVQDKRFILDPLI; this comes from the coding sequence ATGACGAGCCGTTCTTTTTTGACGACAATACTGATGTCGATTGCAATTCTAAGCGTTGTTTCGGCCTGTGGCCGAAAGGGCGATCCTGAGCTGCCGCCGGCTTCCGTTACGACGATGCCCGGCGAGCCGAAGACGGAAAAACCGCCGGTCCAGGACAAGCGTTTCATCCTCGACCCGTTGATCTAG
- the lysA gene encoding diaminopimelate decarboxylase, translating into MNHFDYKDGVLHAEGVSIPDIAKAVGTPFYCYSTATIERHFKVFSAAFADMDTLIAYALKANSNQAVLKTLARLGSGADVVSEGEMRRALAAGIPANRIVFSGVGKKPGEMDFALAAGIHCFNVESEPELEILSARAVAAGKIAPVSLRINPDVDAKTHKKISTGKSENKFGIPLAKASTIYAHAAKLPGLKVTGIDMHIGSQITDLEPFDNAFRLLAELVAQLQADGHDIKHVDLGGGLGIPYHFDNNPPPLPDAYAQIVQKHIKPLGLKTIFEPGRLIVGNAGILVSEVIYLKEGDARNFIIVDAAMNDLIRPTLYDAFHIIRPVKEPGANDPRIRGDVVGPVCETGDYLGLDRDLPRPAPGDLIAIGTAGAYGAVQAGTYNTRLLVPEVLVNGDRFHVVRPRTSYDELIGLDSVPDWL; encoded by the coding sequence GTGAACCATTTCGACTATAAAGACGGCGTTCTCCATGCCGAGGGCGTCAGCATTCCCGACATCGCCAAGGCGGTCGGAACGCCTTTCTATTGCTATTCCACCGCAACGATAGAACGGCATTTCAAGGTCTTCTCGGCGGCATTCGCCGATATGGATACGCTCATCGCCTACGCGCTCAAGGCCAACTCCAATCAGGCCGTCCTGAAGACGCTGGCTCGCCTTGGTTCAGGCGCCGACGTCGTCTCCGAGGGCGAAATGCGCCGCGCTCTTGCTGCAGGCATCCCGGCCAACAGAATCGTTTTTTCCGGCGTCGGCAAGAAGCCCGGCGAAATGGATTTTGCGCTGGCAGCAGGCATCCATTGTTTCAACGTCGAATCCGAGCCGGAGCTTGAGATACTTTCGGCGCGCGCGGTTGCTGCCGGCAAGATTGCGCCGGTATCGCTGCGCATAAACCCGGATGTGGACGCCAAGACCCACAAGAAGATTTCCACGGGCAAATCCGAGAACAAGTTCGGCATTCCGCTTGCGAAGGCCAGCACGATCTATGCGCATGCCGCCAAGCTGCCCGGTCTCAAGGTCACCGGCATCGACATGCATATCGGCAGCCAGATCACCGATCTCGAACCGTTCGACAATGCCTTCAGGCTGCTGGCCGAGCTGGTGGCGCAGCTGCAGGCAGACGGCCACGATATCAAGCATGTCGATCTCGGCGGCGGCTTGGGCATTCCCTATCATTTCGACAATAATCCGCCGCCGCTGCCTGATGCCTATGCGCAAATCGTGCAAAAGCACATCAAGCCGCTGGGCCTGAAGACCATTTTCGAACCGGGCCGTCTCATCGTCGGCAATGCCGGTATCTTGGTCAGCGAGGTGATTTATCTCAAGGAAGGTGATGCGCGGAACTTCATCATTGTCGACGCGGCCATGAACGATCTCATCCGTCCGACGCTTTATGACGCGTTTCATATCATCCGCCCGGTCAAGGAGCCTGGGGCCAACGATCCGCGTATTCGCGGCGATGTCGTCGGTCCCGTTTGCGAAACCGGCGATTATCTTGGCCTCGATCGCGATTTGCCGCGCCCGGCTCCCGGCGATCTCATCGCCATTGGAACGGCAGGCGCTTACGGCGCAGTGCAGGCCGGCACCTACAACACGCGTCTGCTGGTGCCGGAGGTGCTGGTCAATGGCGACCGGTTCCATGTGGTGCGGCCCAGGACGAGCTATGACGAGCTGATCGGCTTGGATTCGGTGCCAGACTGGCTTTAA
- the argH gene encoding argininosuccinate lyase, with product MSDKKNSNEMWGGRFASGPAAIMEEINASIGFDQKLYAQDIQGSLAHAAMLAKTGIIAADDHDKIAKGLNTILSEIETGKFTFSRKLEDIHMNIESRLAELIGAPAGRLHTARSRNDQVAVDFRLWVKAEFERTAIALKKLIEAFLTRAEEHAASLMPGFTHLQTAQPVTFGHHCMAYVEMFGRDLSRVKDAIQRMDESPLGAAALAGTGFPIDRHMTAKALGFREPTRNSLDSVSDRDYALEFLSTAAITATHLSRLAEEIVIWSTPQFGFVRLSDSFSTGSSIMPQKKNPDAAELVRAKTGRITGSLVGLLTVMKGLPLTYSKDMQEDKEAVFDAAETLELCIAAMTGMVGDMTINTAAMKKAAGSGYSTATDLADWLVRELGLPFREAHHVTGRAVALAEEKKAELGKLSLEDLQAIHPGITDSVFGYLTVDKSVRSRKSYGGTAPGEVRRQIRFWQKRIAKL from the coding sequence ATGTCCGACAAGAAGAACAGCAATGAAATGTGGGGAGGCCGTTTTGCCTCGGGTCCCGCCGCGATCATGGAAGAAATCAACGCTTCCATCGGCTTCGACCAGAAACTCTACGCCCAGGACATTCAGGGTTCGCTTGCCCATGCTGCCATGCTTGCGAAAACCGGCATAATAGCGGCGGACGATCACGACAAGATCGCAAAGGGCCTGAACACGATATTGTCAGAGATAGAGACGGGAAAATTCACGTTTTCGCGCAAGCTCGAAGACATTCACATGAATATCGAGTCGAGACTGGCTGAACTGATCGGCGCGCCGGCAGGCCGGTTGCATACGGCACGCTCGCGCAATGATCAGGTCGCTGTCGATTTCCGCCTCTGGGTCAAGGCGGAATTCGAGAGGACGGCGATTGCGCTGAAGAAGCTGATCGAAGCCTTTCTGACGCGTGCCGAGGAACATGCGGCATCGCTGATGCCAGGCTTTACGCATCTGCAGACGGCGCAGCCGGTCACCTTCGGTCACCACTGCATGGCCTATGTCGAGATGTTCGGCCGCGATTTGAGCCGGGTGAAGGACGCTATCCAGCGCATGGACGAATCCCCGCTGGGTGCTGCGGCGCTGGCCGGGACCGGATTTCCGATAGACCGGCACATGACCGCAAAGGCGCTCGGGTTCCGCGAGCCGACGCGCAACTCGCTCGACAGTGTTTCGGATCGCGATTATGCGCTGGAATTTCTCTCGACCGCCGCGATCACCGCGACGCACCTGTCGCGGTTGGCCGAAGAAATCGTCATCTGGTCGACGCCGCAGTTCGGGTTCGTGCGTCTGTCCGACAGTTTCTCCACCGGCTCGTCGATCATGCCGCAGAAGAAGAACCCCGACGCAGCCGAACTTGTGCGCGCCAAGACCGGGCGTATCACCGGCTCGCTGGTCGGGCTTTTGACGGTGATGAAAGGTCTGCCGCTGACCTATTCCAAGGACATGCAGGAAGACAAGGAAGCCGTCTTCGATGCGGCGGAGACGCTGGAACTATGCATTGCCGCGATGACCGGCATGGTTGGCGACATGACCATCAACACCGCCGCAATGAAAAAAGCAGCCGGTTCCGGTTACTCCACTGCAACCGATCTTGCTGATTGGCTGGTACGCGAGCTCGGCCTGCCTTTCCGCGAGGCGCATCATGTGACCGGACGTGCCGTGGCACTGGCCGAAGAGAAGAAAGCCGAGCTCGGCAAGCTGTCGCTGGAGGACCTGCAGGCGATACATCCTGGCATCACCGATTCGGTGTTCGGTTATCTGACAGTCGACAAATCGGTGCGCAGCCGCAAATCCTATGGCGGTACGGCGCCGGGCGAGGTTCGCCGCCAGATCAGATTCTGGCAAAAGCGTATCGCCAAACTCTAA
- a CDS encoding TIGR02302 family protein, whose protein sequence is MTDQQPDKRDGIRFGFDIFKSIDRLRLSTWLTVVFERLWPLVLPLLLSVAVFLCLSWFGIFRIIPDALRLALLGLFVLSLPLCLYLLLRFRLPNHAEISQRLESVNTLDHQPITIQSEELVNKSIDPFAQALWDEHRKRMAERIQNLKSGLPQTRIPERDPWALRGVVGLLLVVAFAFSGGPLGGRVNDAFRSHSKSEAIPPRIDAWVTPPRYTGRAPLFLTTAANTEEKQFTIPQDSTLVVRIIGGSGSEKVTQTSLDGEATDIAAKDQGKPEDNPTATKARPRNFELPIGANSTVSLSDDGNPLAEWAFSVTPDQPPSVRFTKDPSSAANGTMEVFYEIKDDYGASSAVAQIEQALPADKDARPLFKAPDLPLALPRRGDQPKETTTTKDLTEHPWAGSEIRMTLVATDDAKQEARSETKTFVMPERPFANPLARAVVEQRRMLALNANAKPQVLDMLDAITIWPEETIKNASHYLALRSVRSRLNLARSDDQLRDVVAYMWQVARGIEDGALSDAERRLRQAQEALKQAIEQGASQEEIEKRMKELRSAMNEYLREFAQKAQKNPNMAQMPNPNAMELRQEDIDRMLDRIEDLAKQGAKDQAQQLLSELENMMNNLQMGQQQQNQQGQQGQMRQQMDKLGELMRRQQEMMNQTNRLEQQRQNGMQQDQGQSQQGQNGQEGQQGQMSEEDIAKALRGLQEGQGKLQSDLEQMMKDLKGLGVNPGEGFGDANKSMGQAGKALGEADGGQAVDRQSNALDALRRGGQDMMKQMQQAMGQEGQTGGPNGQQQQNGRLDPLGRQRATGGFPDESKNIVPKDLDIQRAREILEEIRKRLGNALSPQLEKDYLERLLKFD, encoded by the coding sequence ATGACCGATCAACAACCCGACAAACGGGACGGGATCAGGTTCGGGTTCGATATTTTCAAAAGTATCGATCGCCTCCGTTTGTCTACATGGTTGACCGTTGTCTTTGAACGCCTGTGGCCACTTGTACTGCCGCTGCTGCTTTCCGTTGCCGTTTTCCTCTGCCTGTCCTGGTTCGGTATTTTCCGGATAATTCCGGATGCGTTGCGACTGGCACTGCTCGGGCTATTTGTTCTCTCGCTGCCCCTCTGCCTCTATCTCCTGCTCCGATTCCGTCTGCCCAATCACGCGGAAATCAGCCAGCGGCTGGAAAGTGTCAACACGCTCGATCACCAGCCGATCACCATCCAGTCGGAAGAACTCGTCAACAAATCCATCGATCCGTTTGCTCAGGCGCTGTGGGACGAACATCGCAAGCGCATGGCCGAGCGCATCCAGAATTTGAAGAGCGGCCTGCCGCAGACGCGTATCCCGGAACGCGATCCCTGGGCGTTGCGCGGGGTTGTCGGCTTGCTTCTCGTCGTCGCCTTTGCCTTTTCCGGTGGGCCGCTCGGCGGCCGCGTCAACGATGCGTTCCGCAGTCATAGCAAGAGCGAAGCCATACCGCCCCGCATTGATGCCTGGGTAACGCCTCCGCGCTATACCGGACGCGCACCGCTCTTCCTGACAACGGCAGCCAATACGGAAGAAAAACAGTTCACCATTCCGCAGGACAGCACGCTTGTCGTTCGCATCATCGGCGGCAGCGGATCGGAAAAAGTTACCCAGACGTCGCTGGATGGGGAGGCAACAGATATTGCGGCGAAAGATCAAGGCAAGCCGGAAGACAATCCAACGGCGACCAAAGCCCGGCCGCGTAATTTCGAACTGCCGATCGGTGCCAACAGCACGGTCAGCCTGTCGGATGATGGCAACCCGCTTGCCGAGTGGGCGTTTTCAGTAACACCGGACCAACCACCTTCCGTCCGTTTCACCAAGGATCCTTCCAGCGCCGCCAACGGTACGATGGAGGTTTTCTACGAAATCAAGGATGATTACGGCGCTTCGAGCGCAGTGGCGCAAATCGAGCAGGCATTGCCTGCCGACAAGGATGCGCGGCCGCTCTTCAAGGCGCCCGACCTGCCTCTGGCGCTGCCGCGGCGCGGCGATCAGCCCAAGGAAACCACGACCACCAAGGATCTCACCGAGCATCCATGGGCCGGGTCTGAAATTCGCATGACCCTGGTCGCGACAGACGATGCCAAACAGGAAGCCAGAAGCGAGACCAAGACGTTCGTCATGCCCGAACGGCCCTTCGCGAATCCGCTGGCCAGGGCAGTCGTGGAACAGCGTCGCATGCTGGCGCTCAACGCCAACGCCAAGCCGCAAGTGCTCGATATGCTGGATGCAATCACCATCTGGCCGGAAGAGACGATCAAGAACGCGTCTCATTACCTCGCGTTGCGCAGCGTGCGCTCGCGGCTCAATCTTGCGCGCAGCGACGACCAGTTGCGCGATGTCGTCGCCTATATGTGGCAAGTCGCGCGTGGTATCGAGGACGGCGCTCTTTCGGACGCCGAGCGGCGCCTGCGTCAGGCACAGGAAGCCTTGAAGCAGGCAATCGAACAGGGTGCCAGCCAGGAAGAAATTGAAAAGCGCATGAAAGAATTGCGCAGCGCCATGAATGAGTATCTGCGCGAATTTGCCCAGAAAGCCCAGAAGAACCCGAATATGGCGCAAATGCCAAATCCTAACGCGATGGAACTGCGGCAGGAGGACATAGACCGCATGCTCGACCGCATCGAGGACTTGGCCAAGCAGGGGGCGAAGGATCAGGCGCAGCAGCTGCTTTCCGAGCTCGAAAACATGATGAACAACCTGCAGATGGGCCAGCAGCAGCAAAACCAGCAGGGCCAGCAAGGTCAGATGCGACAGCAGATGGACAAGCTGGGCGAATTGATGCGGCGCCAGCAGGAGATGATGAACCAGACCAACCGGCTTGAGCAACAGCGTCAGAATGGCATGCAACAGGACCAGGGCCAGAGCCAGCAGGGTCAAAATGGCCAGGAAGGTCAGCAAGGCCAGATGTCCGAAGAGGATATCGCCAAGGCCTTGCGCGGCCTTCAGGAAGGCCAAGGCAAGCTGCAGTCGGATCTGGAGCAGATGATGAAGGATCTGAAGGGGCTCGGCGTCAACCCCGGTGAAGGTTTCGGCGACGCCAACAAGTCCATGGGCCAGGCGGGGAAGGCACTGGGCGAAGCCGATGGTGGCCAGGCGGTTGACCGGCAGAGCAATGCACTCGACGCTCTGCGCCGCGGCGGGCAGGACATGATGAAACAGATGCAGCAGGCCATGGGTCAGGAAGGCCAGACTGGCGGACCCAATGGACAGCAGCAGCAAAATGGCAGGCTCGATCCCTTGGGACGCCAACGCGCCACGGGAGGTTTCCCCGACGAGTCCAAGAATATCGTGCCCAAAGACCTGGATATCCAGCGGGCGCGCGAAATCCTGGAGGAAATCCGCAAGCGCCTCGGCAATGCACTGAGCCCTCAGTTGGAAAAAGACTATCTGGAGAGATTGCTGAAATTCGATTGA